The sequence cgcggcataggagaggggacccccgcttcctgagacttcaggaaggaaagtctcgacctcagcatcgcgatagtcatgttcccgcaatgggaacatgaaccatccacaaaagctgcttcagcgtgcaggatgcccaaacacgagatgcaacgattgtgcccatcagcagggaccagggaacgaccgcacccattaacgcacagacgaaatgacatactgtcagggttcgtctgtaaagctcttttagaaggggaagtcaactcactcgtgctgaagcacccagggagcgacgcgatgtgtcaggtacaccactccctgacacaccgaggaaccggcccaaatcgctacacacgcacacactctttgtgttgctgtgaaaacagcagttttcgagcttatagctcagctcctcggagactcgcgacctcgctgaacgtgccctttcaccagcactgaaagctcgctgtaaatcctcttctgaggcaatgttttagaataaagcaaacgaagaaaggagtcttctaaaacaggacaccagtgaatggctccgaagcgaaagacagagtgcgattgcatctgcttcctatttatatacacctgacgggggcggtgcgcattatgcaaatatcgcactccaattccattggcttgttttagtttacacgaagatgatagggctctctaagcgatatcccaattcgtcggtcactactgacgtacgtcgaacgtgaccgactgaaagggaactatgTAAAAATAGAAAAGGATCTACAAAGAAGGTCACATATATCAGGGAGGATTCTggggctgtattcacaaaacatcttaattctaaaagtagctcctaacttgccaatttaggagaaactcttaaaaataatgggtgtgtcagtcctaattttagcactttagtgctaaaactagctcctaaatctgtgaaacgttaggagtagtcaagaggatgCCTAAGTCACTatgaccaaatcacaaacaatcctaatcTACCTAAAGACACTGtgcaccattgaggcaatagcgatagaTCCTTAGGTGCTGTagtttttcttcataaatgcaatacattttgattaatagatctgaatctacgatgagacaccaaaaataaatctttaacaaataaataaataaggtccAATTACCTGTGGCTGTTgttttcacaagttcacacttacaaaagATACTGTACAATGGGATCGAAGACTCCAAGCTTGGAATTTAGTCTAAACCCAGAATTCTCTCCCGTATCCCCAGGACCTCAGCCGAGAGTGAAGAAAgaggatgcagaaaactgttgCGGTAACTATAGGTGAGTCGGCTttcgtctgtgtatatatacctcCTCTCAAGCTGATTAGACAGACTGTTTGAACGCGCTCCTCCCAAACtctgtttataaaacataattgtcgcttgaattctgcattctctcGAGACGCAGACATGTAAGAGGCGGACAAATAGCTGAtcatatactagtttaattagtgacacttaacCTACaatttaaaacctttatttgattatggcaacatttttattaaaacatcttTGTtcgaatatggcaacatttgttttttaaaacctttattttaatatggaaacatgatatctcattctacaatatttctatgattaaatcactgacagagactcctcccccatcagccaatcactgtggaCATaatccatagcaacgaggttaATCAAACCCtttctcttagcttaagacttctgtCAATTCCTTggtaaaagttggtctcagcagctttgtgaataggttttaagagaaaactcttagctaagaacttttactgccatttaggagaactcgtagtggtaagataaaatgttttgtgaatactgCACCAGATCTTTCAGCTTGAGGAACAGTTTATTAGTTTATTGGGAGCACAATCTGTAGACCTTCTGCAAAGTGCTTTGATTTTTGACAAGTCAATCACAATTCAGTTTTACATGTTCTTACCGTTTGAAGACCATTGGGTATGTAGTAGGTGATTTCAAGAGTGCCACAATGTGAATATCCAGGGAGACTCCAACTGCTCTTTGTTACCTTCATTGTTCCATCTGGTTGGTTTCCCTCCAATATCCCATACACTTCCTTGCACACAGGACAGATGGATCCCAGACTCTTTTCTGACATTCTTATACAATCCCGACAGAATTCATGACCACATTTCAGTTTTTTCTTGTCGGTGAAGCTGTCCATACAAATAGCACACGTCTCCTCTTCAGCATGAGCATCTTTACTCTCATGTCCAGAACTGTGTTTTGAATCTTTATTGAAACCAGTTTCTGCTTCACTTTGTCTTCTAAAATTCACTCCCTCATCCTGTACTGATCCTCCCACTGCTCCTGATCCATAATCAGGCATCTGATTCCATTTGATTCCTCTAGCGTGAGGAATGTCGCCTGAGTAACCGATCGATTTCTTCATCTTGTCATCAAACACACTCATCTTGAGAATCTTCTCAATTTCAGCAATGGCAGGACCGAGGTGCTCTGGCAGTCCAACGAGTCTCCAGGGACGCAATACATCtgctgcaacaacaacaacacaatgaTGCTCCTGCTGAAGCTTCTCTACTGCTGATCCCACAACAGCTGCGTCTTTAGGGTTTCTGAGTTCACAGGTGACAGCGGCTGATGCGAGTTTCTGGTAGAGATGTGTTAACGCTCTGATGGCATGACTTTCAAGATTAATACATTGAGCTCCTTTGGATCGAGCTTGAACTTTAATGGTTAcatttttctgctgtttttctgcATTAAATGTCACTCCATACTTTGTTTCAAGCTGTGATAATTGATTCTCATAGGAAAGTTTCATCAGATCCCAATAAACCTTGTCCATCTCAAGTTGAGTTGGAAGATCCTTTATGTCCATGTCCAATGAAGACCTGATTTGTGGAGAATCATTATTGTCTACATCCATTTGACTTGATTTGTAATTGAATTGGCTTTTCACTCCTGTTTCTTCTACTCTTCTCTTAATCGCATCTGTAAATTTCTTCGGTCCAAAGAACAGGCAGTTACTGGGAGACATGGTGAACATCATCCTTGACTCCTCTGACTGGATGTGATGAAGGGCCTGCTTCACAATATCTGAATCCATGTGATTATGATTAATGGCAGCATCACTAAAGCTATCCACACATCTCTGAACAAGAGTCTGAAAGTCTGCAGAGGCTTTAGACACAGAATCAATCCTTGAGATCTCAGTGGGATTGACTGAGACTGACACTTCTGCACAAATAGAGACTCCATACTGTTGCTCAATTTGCTTCAGCTCCTTTCCAAAAGTGTATTGCATGTACCAGGACAgacagagagggagagggaaTACAGCTGGTGTCTCATGTGTAATTCCAGCAGTGTTAGTGGTCTCAGCTTCATTTGGAGCTCTATTAGATGCAGCAACGTCCTCAACATTATTAGTGTCTTCTGATGCTGCAGTCTAAAAACATATGATGGGATGCAATTTAAGGATTTTGAACCCAcagtgaaattaaaaaaaaaattataataccAAATTATTGCTACAAGTCAttgagttttattattattatgacatCTACTACTACTACAACTACTGTACTATGAGTCTGAACAGAAATACTGTAGTTTAACAGTTGACTAGTATAATGTGTATTGCAGGGTTCCTCAAATCTTGCCCTAAAGGGCCAAttccctgcagagtttagctccaacctggatcaaacacacctgagcaagctaatcaaggtcttggTGATCACTAGAAAATCACAGGTAGGTGAgtttgagctaaactctgcagggaaTTGGCCCTCCAGAGCGAGATGTGAGGCCTCATTTACAAAGCGTGTGTACGCACAGATTTGATCTTAGAGAGTACGCTTAAATCCCTGCCAAtgctcatatttataaaaactagggctgccccctaaaAGTTGACTAACTGTTGACTAGAAGAGGCATGGTCGAGCAAGATTTTTTTAGTCGGTtagtcgcagaaaaaaaaaaatcgccaCAGGAAGTGGCGAAGTCACACGGTCCATGAGGGAGATATTGTTAACGGCATGACATCCAAACATTCGCCTATCGTTCATCATTtatcgacctcaaatatggcttcacttgaaacatgtaagtagtagcaacttCAAGTCTGTTTGCTGTTAGCCTAGTCCTAGATAAATGTACGCTATTATTTGGCGCATACTtaagtgtttgtgtggagaatgcgcttactgcatgacatggaggcgccggcgcgatcacttgcatttaacttaaaatactccgtcattttggTCGTACAGATCAAGAGTAATGCAAACTGTAAAGGgtccacttttatttctgtaaactcacaataacagcAAAACGTTGTGCTTTTGTATAATAAAGACAACAGTCAGGATGTGCTTTCTGCCGTCTCGGTCTCTGTGAatttgagcacaaaatgaacTCAGCGTATGCTTCCCTCACAGACacaagaaatatatctatagaaagctcaAAATGTCTACTTTAAAACTAAGCAATTCAAGTGGAAAAAAACTATTCTCAGATTATGTAGTATGAAACATGCATATAGGCACGTCCACCCCTGCAGAGATGTGTCAGCATTGTTCTGCAGCCGAAAACGCAGAAAATAtaatcaataaattattaaaatgtttagacaGTCGCCTTCTGTTTTTTTTCACTACAGACTCATAATCATTATGTTTTCCGGTGCgctgtggcaagctttatgtgtgCGTTTGAGCGCTGATTAGGCTATGTACTATATATAGGCAATTGAAGGCTTGTTATTATGATTTATGGCTTATAATATAAATGCacgattagtcgactaatttCTTAAATAGATCCATGTCAGGATCTGAGCAGACGTACGCACTTTTCCTTGTCAGATCACTGCAGGTTTTTGGAAATCTAAGCTATTCCTGAAGCTTGCCATTCTAAATTAAAGGATTTGGATGATGACTGGTGatcttttaaatgtaaatgacattaattaggtGTCATTTACAACATGGAGAGAACTGAAACTATTTAGCTGCGTGCACGTTCAAGATCATTTGGGATTTATAAATTTCACATCTTAAAGAGAGGCGTATTCTGTGTACGTTCATTCTATGAATCACATGTACGCACATCTGAGAAATGAACATAAGATCAAATTTAGGACGGTTTCTGCAcatcattttataaatgaggcccctggtGTATTGTAGTAGGTCAGGCAAGTTTTCTCTGGTTATACATATGTTTTCTTCTCTCAGCAATCAAAACCTCCAAAAACAGATGAATAACTGATTAGATgattgaaaacaaaacaaacacggTACCTTTGGTGACGAAGCTCCATTATCCTTTAGCCTGGACTTTTGTGGAACAGTCACAGAACGTGCTTCATGAGGACAAATCTGTGCAGCCACTTCCTTAGATTTATCCTTGTCTTTAAACTTCAAAGATATAGGAGTGGGTTTTAACACTTCTAGAGCTGCAGAAAAAGTGAGTACATTTTAATGCAAATCTCTAATAcaatatgaaataatattaataattaactgAAATTGAAATGCAATTGCCAGTGTCAAGAAATGTTACTGTAACTTATAGACcaggggccatattcacaaaacatcttaaggatAAAAGTAcctcctaacttgccgatttaggagaaactcttaaaaataatgggcgtgtcagttccaattttaggagtcctaaatttaatttactctaagagtatttcataaaacattttagcgctaaaactagctcctacaTCTGTGAgacgttaggagtagtcaagaggactcctaagtctctaagaccaaatcacaaacaatcctaatcCACCCAACGACACTGTACACTATTGAGGCAATAGCAATAGAGCCTTAGATGCTCaactttttcttcataaatgcaatacatttttatttatagatttgaatctatgatgagacgcaaaaaaaacaaaacaaaaaaaaaaacgttaacaaataaataaatatagtctGATTAACTGTGGCAacggttttcatgagttcacacttacaaatgatcgaatagagtaaaaaaaataaatatatatatatatatatatatatatatatatatatatatataaatctgttcttcagaaaaatcccccagctcctgcagattcttcagttccctttcgtgggaactatcgacgctacgtcggatgacgtgatgggaaccctctgtatttttgtgttcgtgaagcacctctgtatccaaccaatgaaaagacgcgacgtcagaggcgggtgacgtcacggatcaggaagctataaagcacacctgaacacaaagcacgccagcttctgttgtcttcagcaagcgttctctgtatcttgtctgtcttatttattgttgtctgtctgatatatatatatacatattcacacagtgatctcttcgtccgaggacaagagtttcaaagcacaaaaataagacaaaaagcattatggcggaaaagcagcaaCAGTTTAAAAAGTGTACTCCTCCTTGTCCACGCTACATAGTGACAGGAGATTCACACgacatgtgtgtgaaatgcctgggggttgagcatgcacaggcggctctcgagggagccgtctgtgtACACTGCGATcagctcaccctcagagtgctgcgatctcgccgggcgctctttgaggagggcgccgaggcgagtgttccccgcgggtctggtcccgctgttgccgaggcacagcgaaggctgcactcgtggggttcacagatggatctagcagagggggaaGAGACGGGCACTGCcctatcgcttcccttacctgctagacccagtgtctctcctttggtggcggaagcacgcgtagcggtttcttccccccgaagaGAGGCACCGATGCTTaacatatcttcctccgaggaggttgatgtggagaGCGTCGatgaggaaccgccatcctcatCCCCTGCTTATGAGGAGCTAttagaggtagtgaccagggcagtaGAAAAGTTAAAAATCGACTGGCCCGCGGAAAAAgctgaaaataaaccaaaaagtaAGCTTGATGAAAGGTTTCTTCCCGCGCGGTCACTACCTCAGCGCCGGGGTCTGCCGtttttcccgacctccacaccgaggtgtcgaggtcgtggaagaggCCAGTACAATACAGACTGTACAGCCCGCAGACGTCACTATATAGCAATATAGTTGGGCTGAAACGTcacggctatggggcgatgcctcgggtcgaGGAGACGCTCGCGAGCCATCTCTCACCCGAGCCCACATCGTCCCTTAAGACCCCGAcgctgcccaccaagcccctAAAGACAACTTccagcttggtgggcaaggcttattcggcggcaggtcaggcggcggcatgcCTTCATACCATGTCTATCTTACAGGCAtaccaagccgacctgctgggggaaattgatgaCACTGGGGAAGCGTCCTTTGAGGCTATTCACGAGCTCAGAAAGGCaacagatttagctctccgggccaccaaggagacggccaaatccatcggccgctctatggcagccctggtggccacggagaggcatctcTGGCTCAACCTCTCAGACATCAAGGAGAGAGATAAAAATGTTctcatggacgcgccgctgtctcctgatggcctgttcggcgacgcagtgtcaactgtcgtcgacaggtttcagGAGACACGAAAGCAGACAGCGGCATTTTCTAAAATTATTCCCCGCCGCTCTCATCccccgaggctgctgggcgggagcagcctcggccgacaGCCAGCTCCTCAGCACACAGGGTGCAACAAAGAGCCAGTGTCGCCTCCCGCGCTCCCCCACAAAGATTTGGGGGGCCGGGGCGGGTGGCACAGGCGAAGCCTTCCGGAGGtaggacggatctgaggaccgtcattatctcccggaaggcttcaaagaagaggtcctgacctttatagtgcaggatctctcgagggcagccccctccggggggattcggatatcgggtccctcccggtgccctcaggggaccgtcctgtcaaccctgccacccagcgtGCGTCAGGGCACAGCGGTCTccgccgatcctccgaggagggttggccagcacgtgattcgcctgtctgccggtgcgccgcgtcagatggacgagccaagtgctcaaaaacaccagagaccagtctcgagagactggttcccttagtagaatatttggaagagtggaaaaatctcccgaatgtttcgaagtgggtgctgctcatggtagaacagggctacagaattcagttcggttcacgaccgcccaagttcaatggggtgcttcctacggtggtaaccccagagcagtctctggtgatggagcaagaagtaacgacgcttttgcaaaaaggggctatagaaagggtttcccctcccagcaaaatgtcgggcttttacagccgctacttcattgttccgaagaaggatggagggttgcgtccgatcatagatttacgtgtgttaaATCGATCAGTAaggaagttgaagttcaaaatgcttacactcagacagatcatccctcagatcaggtccgaggactggtttgtagcgatagatctgaaagacgcatactttcatgtatccatccatccttcacacaggaagttcctcaggtttgctttcgggggcgaagcttaccaatacagggttcttccgttcggcctatccctctcaccccgcacgttcacgaagtgcgtggatgcagcgctggctccgctgagactccagggcatccgcgtgctgaactatatcgacgattggttgatactagctcaaacagaacaattggcagttcaacatcgagatgttgttctgtcgcacataaaaaggcttgggctgaggctcaacgccaaaaagagtgtgctggtcccaagtcaggttgcaaactatttaggtgtaatctgggattccaccacgatgcaggcgcagttgtcccctgctcgtgtgagttccattctcggggccgtgaaaggggtgaaattaggccagtcactcactgtaaaacagtgtcagagactgttgggtctgatggcagctgcgtccaacgtcattacttttggcctcctgcacatgagacccttacagtggtggctcaggaccaaggggttttccccgaggggaaatccttttcgcatgatcaaagtcacgcggcgatgccttcgtgctctggtcatgtggaagaagccttggttcctaacccagggacccgtgctggggacttctggtcgtcgtgtaatgcttacgacagatgcttccctcacgggctggggggcgatcatgagtggtcgctcggctcagggtctttgggaggaccatcagctctcctggcacataaatcggctggagatgatggcggtgctTCTTgcactgaaacacttcctccccgacctgagagaccatcatgtgctggtccgaacggacaacactacggtggtctcgtatatcaaccatcagggggtttgcggtctcgcccattatcaaagttggccagtcgcatcctcctctggtcccagggaaagctcctctcgctgagagcagcctacatccccgggcggttgaatgtgggagcggacgccctgtcgaggcagggcgcgagatcgggggaatggaaactccacaccgaggtggtggagttaatatggaaaactttcggtcgagctcaagtcgatctttttgccacagaggagtcagctcagtgtcctctgtggtactcacttcaacacccagcacctctagggctggatgccatgctacagacgtggccgaggctacgtctgtatgcatttcccccagtctcaatgctcccgggagttctggaaaaggttcgccaggagaaggtcgacctaatattggtggccccttactggccgaccagaATATGGTTTTCGGACATAATGTCTCTTCTGCACGGCTCTCCCTTAGAGCTTCCCctcaggcaggatctcctgtctcaagtgggcggcacgattctccatccccgcccagaaatgtggaaactgtgggcctggcccctgagggggcaaggctcataggatctggtctcccaactgaggttgtggagaccatccttcattccagagctccctccacgaggaagttgtacttatacaaatggaaattgttctctgtgtggtgtgaacaacataatttggacccggtccattcttCAGTCTCAGACGTGCTTCGgttccttcaggaaaagttctcggaaggtttaaccccttccacgctgaaagtatatgtggccgctatttcggctcatcatattcctgtagggggctcctcgctgggtcgagaccctctagtagtacgcttcctccgtggtgcactcaggttgaggcctgtggtgcgcacaaagaccctgacctgggacctcactattgtgctccaagggctggctgaggctcccttcgagccaATAGAGGAGGTGTCAGACAAATTCCTGACACTTAAAACCATCTTTCTCTTGGCCGTCTCTTCtttgaagagaattggtgatttacaagcgctgtcaatagctccatcttgtcttgagtttgcgcctggtatggtgaaagcctttttgcataccaggccgggctatgttccaaaggttccgacgagggtcccaggccccattgtactTGAGGCTTTCTGCCCGCCTCCTTTTGCAAACTTGGATCAGGAAAGgaagaatctgctttgccctgtaagagcattagatgcgtatgtccacagagctgccctgtggagaaaaacagaacaattgtttgtgtgttatgggtcccctaagaaggggggcccagcatctaaacagcggatgagcaagtgggtggtcgaggccatctcacttgcatatgagacggtggggcgcccgtgtcctttgatggtgcgggctcactccacgagaggtatggccgcgtccagagctcttctatctggtgtctctatggacgacatttgtggtgcggctggatggtcatcccagcacacctttatCAGATTTTACAATCTTCACCTTAATATCACTCCGGGGGCCAGGGtgctacaagatagcagccagacACTTGGAgagacggcgtagttgggattgcgttcccatcacgtcatccgacgtagcgtcgatagttcccacgaaagggaacgtctcgggttacgagtgtaacccttgttccctgagtaagggaacgagacgctacgtcacgtggccgtatctcctgcatacctggtgcgcttgcttcagacaacctacagaagctggcgtgctttgtgttcaggtgtgctttatagcttcctgatccgtgacgtcacccgcctctgacgtcgcgtcttttcattggt comes from Chanodichthys erythropterus isolate Z2021 chromosome 6, ASM2448905v1, whole genome shotgun sequence and encodes:
- the dtx3lb.2 gene encoding E3 ubiquitin-protein ligase DTX3L isoform X2: MSLGQSDEMQMEVDPPSTDRGLSGQVSNPDDVPQTPDPSQASSLNDSTSLQTSNMQSSQLTYGHASTNNVISAQPPSLNGQDVLRTGHDHKFTLSSNRDDEQKQVYTGQDSLTGGATGQYSRSTQEDTMRRRFSMDSHVGGTEGHGSRSHQDDKHLDFTKDRAHKSNSKPPLNDTMPQNLPKGRQNSQSEEDSDASGVESPQPSAPLDIAKFIIKVDWREPFSDRWKATLQKALQSWLLRLEGKASVHSLDLMDDQSCAVVQITPSTALEVLKPTPISLKFKDKDKSKEVAAQICPHEARSVTVPQKSRLKDNGASSPKTAASEDTNNVEDVAASNRAPNEAETTNTAGITHETPAVFPLPLCLSWYMQYTFGKELKQIEQQYGVSICAEVSVSVNPTEISRIDSVSKASADFQTLVQRCVDSFSDAAINHNHMDSDIVKQALHHIQSEESRMMFTMSPSNCLFFGPKKFTDAIKRRVEETGVKSQFNYKSSQMDVDNNDSPQIRSSLDMDIKDLPTQLEMDKVYWDLMKLSYENQLSQLETKYGVTFNAEKQQKNVTIKVQARSKGAQCINLESHAIRALTHLYQKLASAAVTCELRNPKDAAVVGSAVEKLQQEHHCVVVVAADVLRPWRLVGLPEHLGPAIAEIEKILKMSVFDDKMKKSIGYSGDIPHARGIKWNQMPDYGSGAVGGSVQDEGVNFRRQSEAETGFNKDSKHSSGHESKDAHAEEETCAICMDSFTDKKKLKCGHEFCRDCIRMSEKSLGSICPVCKEVYGILEGNQPDGTMKVTKSSWSLPGYSHCGTLEITYYIPNGLQTEKHPNPGKHFHGTHRQAYLPDNPEGNEVLSLLHRAFQQKLIFTVGKSTTTGAENVVTWNDIHHKTSRSGGSQSFGYPDPDYLKRVKDELKAKGIE
- the dtx3lb.2 gene encoding E3 ubiquitin-protein ligase DTX3L isoform X3; translated protein: MSLGQSDEMQMEVDPPSTDRGLSGQVSNPDDVPQTPDPSQASSLNDSTSLQTSNMQSSQLTYGHASTNNVISAQPPSLNGQDVLRTGHDHKDSLTGGATGQYSRSTQEDTMRRRFSMDSHVGGTEGHGSRSHQDDKHLDFTKDRAHKSNSKPPLNDTMPQNLPKGRQNSQSEEDSDASGVESPQPSAPLDIAKFIIKVDWREPFSDRWKATLQKALQSWLLRLEGKASVHSLDLMDDQSCAVVQITPSTALEVLKPTPISLKFKDKDKSKEVAAQICPHEARSVTVPQKSRLKDNGASSPKTAASEDTNNVEDVAASNRAPNEAETTNTAGITHETPAVFPLPLCLSWYMQYTFGKELKQIEQQYGVSICAEVSVSVNPTEISRIDSVSKASADFQTLVQRCVDSFSDAAINHNHMDSDIVKQALHHIQSEESRMMFTMSPSNCLFFGPKKFTDAIKRRVEETGVKSQFNYKSSQMDVDNNDSPQIRSSLDMDIKDLPTQLEMDKVYWDLMKLSYENQLSQLETKYGVTFNAEKQQKNVTIKVQARSKGAQCINLESHAIRALTHLYQKLASAAVTCELRNPKDAAVVGSAVEKLQQEHHCVVVVAADVLRPWRLVGLPEHLGPAIAEIEKILKMSVFDDKMKKSIGYSGDIPHARGIKWNQMPDYGSGAVGGSVQDEGVNFRRQSEAETGFNKDSKHSSGHESKDAHAEEETCAICMDSFTDKKKLKCGHEFCRDCIRMSEKSLGSICPVCKEVYGILEGNQPDGTMKVTKSSWSLPGYSHCGTLEITYYIPNGLQTEKHPNPGKHFHGTHRQAYLPDNPEGNEVLSLLHRAFQQKLIFTVGKSTTTGAENVVTWNDIHHKTSRSGGSQSFGYPDPDYLKRVKDELKAKGIE
- the dtx3lb.2 gene encoding E3 ubiquitin-protein ligase DTX3L isoform X1 → MSLGQSDEMQMEVDPPSTDRGLSGQVSNPDDVPQTPDPSQASSLNDSTSLQTSNMQSSQLTYGHASTNNVISAQPPSLNGQDVLRTGHDHKFTLSSNRDDEQKQVYTGQASHTGGATGQYSRSTQDDTMHRRFSKERHYSLPDEDSLTGGATGQYSRSTQEDTMRRRFSMDSHVGGTEGHGSRSHQDDKHLDFTKDRAHKSNSKPPLNDTMPQNLPKGRQNSQSEEDSDASGVESPQPSAPLDIAKFIIKVDWREPFSDRWKATLQKALQSWLLRLEGKASVHSLDLMDDQSCAVVQITPSTALEVLKPTPISLKFKDKDKSKEVAAQICPHEARSVTVPQKSRLKDNGASSPKTAASEDTNNVEDVAASNRAPNEAETTNTAGITHETPAVFPLPLCLSWYMQYTFGKELKQIEQQYGVSICAEVSVSVNPTEISRIDSVSKASADFQTLVQRCVDSFSDAAINHNHMDSDIVKQALHHIQSEESRMMFTMSPSNCLFFGPKKFTDAIKRRVEETGVKSQFNYKSSQMDVDNNDSPQIRSSLDMDIKDLPTQLEMDKVYWDLMKLSYENQLSQLETKYGVTFNAEKQQKNVTIKVQARSKGAQCINLESHAIRALTHLYQKLASAAVTCELRNPKDAAVVGSAVEKLQQEHHCVVVVAADVLRPWRLVGLPEHLGPAIAEIEKILKMSVFDDKMKKSIGYSGDIPHARGIKWNQMPDYGSGAVGGSVQDEGVNFRRQSEAETGFNKDSKHSSGHESKDAHAEEETCAICMDSFTDKKKLKCGHEFCRDCIRMSEKSLGSICPVCKEVYGILEGNQPDGTMKVTKSSWSLPGYSHCGTLEITYYIPNGLQTEKHPNPGKHFHGTHRQAYLPDNPEGNEVLSLLHRAFQQKLIFTVGKSTTTGAENVVTWNDIHHKTSRSGGSQSFGYPDPDYLKRVKDELKAKGIE